One genomic window of bacterium includes the following:
- the tuf gene encoding elongation factor Tu (EF-Tu; promotes GTP-dependent binding of aminoacyl-tRNA to the A-site of ribosomes during protein biosynthesis; when the tRNA anticodon matches the mRNA codon, GTP hydrolysis results; the inactive EF-Tu-GDP leaves the ribosome and release of GDP is promoted by elongation factor Ts; many prokaryotes have two copies of the gene encoding EF-Tu), translated as EMVMPGENVKMTIELINPIALEDGVRFAIREGGRTVGAGVVTKVLK; from the coding sequence GGAGATGGTGATGCCGGGCGAAAACGTGAAAATGACGATCGAGCTCATCAACCCGATCGCCCTGGAAGACGGCGTCCGCTTCGCCATCCGCGAGGGCGGACGAACCGTCGGCGCCGGCGTCGTCACCAAGGTTCTGAAGTAA
- the rpmG gene encoding 50S ribosomal protein L33 — translation MATGARDIVILQCTECKRRNYTTTRNKKKNQNKVELKKFCPFDRKHTLHKETK, via the coding sequence ATGGCCACCGGCGCGCGCGACATCGTGATCCTGCAGTGCACCGAATGCAAAAGGCGCAACTACACGACCACGCGAAACAAGAAGAAAAACCAGAACAAGGTCGAGTTGAAAAAGTTCTGTCCTTTCGACCGCAAGCACACGCTGCACAAGGAAACGAAGTAG
- the secE gene encoding preprotein translocase subunit SecE, which produces MAEPLKKTKTDKKDAPKKAPPERKPDEKKPGPFRQLVDFIADVRRELRKVAWPTRQDTLASTWVVIVITIVFSVFLFLCDSVLMYVVGFLFT; this is translated from the coding sequence GTGGCGGAACCGCTGAAAAAGACGAAGACCGACAAGAAGGATGCGCCGAAAAAGGCGCCTCCCGAGCGCAAGCCGGACGAAAAAAAGCCCGGCCCGTTTCGTCAGCTTGTCGATTTTATCGCCGACGTGCGCCGTGAGCTGCGAAAGGTCGCCTGGCCGACGCGGCAGGACACGCTGGCGTCGACGTGGGTGGTCATCGTCATCACGATCGTGTTTTCGGTGTTCCTTTTCCTATGCGACAGCGTGCTGATGTACGTCGTCGGCTTCTTGTTCACCTGA